One segment of Paenibacillus sp. FSL R7-0337 DNA contains the following:
- a CDS encoding spore germination protein, producing the protein MPQEPKKSRKTTQDPVETSVPAPLPLKLSLEDNLQELSRRIGSSSDIVIRHYKNEAQPPLSLAFIYIDGLVNADTVNQSVLQSLMENSTLNGDSITTEAAFNLIKEHILPIGGVKEARTLEVLLPLLFDGYTLILFEGLQVALAADTSGWEKRSINEPTSQGVIRGPKEGFTESLRTGTAMLRRRLKTADLRIEEYTIGQRTGTGIALVYLEGLASEQVLAEIRRRLNAINTDAILESNYIEEFIQDGGLTPFPTIQNTERPDAMAGGILEGQVGIIIDGTPFALLAPSTFFNFFQSSEDYYQRYDISSFLRLIRYGAFFVSMLLPALYIAVTTFHQEMLPTTLLISLAAQREGVPLPAFAEALLMELTFDVLREAGVRMPRTIGPAISIVGALVLGQAAVSAGLVSAAMVIVVSFTAISNFVIPSLAIANSIRLIRFVMMFIAASLGLFGIMSFLMVLLIHMAGLRSFGVPYLSPVAPMIPRYLKDIFIRVPLWSMNMRPKTNLGKETRRQVPNQKPQPVENTAHPSPAQPKPQGEGPA; encoded by the coding sequence ATGCCTCAAGAGCCGAAGAAGAGCCGTAAGACTACCCAAGATCCTGTAGAAACCTCCGTGCCTGCACCGCTTCCGTTGAAGCTCTCCCTTGAGGATAATTTGCAGGAACTCAGCCGCCGGATCGGCAGCAGCTCGGATATTGTCATCCGCCATTATAAGAATGAAGCTCAGCCTCCCCTTTCCCTTGCCTTCATCTATATTGACGGTCTGGTCAACGCCGATACTGTCAACCAGTCCGTACTCCAGTCCTTAATGGAGAACAGCACGCTGAACGGAGATAGCATTACCACAGAAGCTGCCTTCAACCTGATTAAGGAGCACATTCTGCCAATAGGAGGAGTGAAGGAGGCCCGGACCCTGGAGGTGCTGCTGCCCCTGCTTTTTGACGGCTATACCCTGATACTGTTCGAGGGGCTTCAGGTCGCGCTGGCCGCCGACACCTCCGGCTGGGAGAAAAGAAGTATTAATGAGCCAACCTCCCAGGGAGTTATCCGCGGGCCGAAGGAAGGCTTCACCGAGAGCCTGCGTACCGGGACCGCCATGCTGCGCCGCCGCCTGAAAACCGCCGATCTGCGGATTGAGGAATATACCATCGGCCAGCGTACCGGGACCGGAATTGCCCTCGTCTATCTGGAAGGCCTCGCCAGTGAACAGGTGCTGGCCGAAATCCGCCGCCGGCTGAACGCCATCAATACGGATGCCATTCTGGAGAGCAATTATATTGAAGAATTCATACAGGACGGCGGCCTGACGCCCTTTCCCACCATTCAGAATACCGAACGTCCTGACGCTATGGCCGGGGGCATTCTGGAAGGCCAGGTCGGGATTATCATTGACGGCACTCCCTTTGCGCTGCTGGCCCCGTCCACCTTCTTCAACTTTTTTCAATCCAGCGAGGATTATTACCAGCGGTATGATATTTCCTCCTTCCTGCGGCTGATCCGCTATGGTGCATTCTTCGTCTCTATGCTGCTGCCTGCACTTTATATTGCCGTTACTACCTTTCACCAGGAGATGCTGCCGACCACCCTGCTTATAAGTCTGGCTGCCCAGCGGGAAGGCGTTCCGCTCCCCGCATTTGCTGAGGCGCTGCTGATGGAGCTGACCTTCGACGTCCTGCGTGAAGCGGGGGTACGTATGCCGCGGACCATCGGACCGGCTATCTCTATCGTAGGCGCGCTCGTGCTGGGCCAGGCCGCCGTCTCGGCCGGACTTGTGTCCGCGGCGATGGTGATTGTGGTTTCTTTTACCGCCATCTCGAACTTCGTGATTCCGTCACTCGCCATCGCCAACTCCATCCGGCTGATCCGCTTCGTGATGATGTTCATCGCTGCCTCGCTCGGTCTGTTCGGCATTATGTCCTTCCTGATGGTGCTGCTGATTCACATGGCGGGCCTGCGCTCTTTCGGCGTGCCTTATCTGTCTCCGGTGGCGCCGATGATTCCGCGTTATCTGAAGGACATCTTCATCCGTGTTCCGCTGTGGAGCATGAATATGCGTCCGAAGACCAATCTCGGCAAAGAGACCCGCAGACAAGTCCCTAACCAGAAGCCACAGCCCGTGGAAAACACAGCTCATCCATCACCGGCACAGCCTAAACCGCAGGGAGAGGGTCCAGCATGA
- a CDS encoding phosphodiester glycosidase family protein, whose translation MKKLLTLFTAFCLLAVLLPALQSGAAAAPQPKLAVYVDKENHSFIPLRFLNGFAGIQSVLTASGGQIEISRGENSITFTPGKPGASVNGKPVTVSVRPFSENGTTYVPLSLVSQTLGIQLQWNREAGSLTLTSGAEPGTAETATLPVQNGSLIKSGSPAVVSGHHTYKVGGRSFSVQTVTVSLLHPSVKLDAVLAGNTVGKTEALASIAKRSNAAAAINGTFFAAYTNDAFKAPYGYIISGGKMLKNSSGDKRAVFAYDRNMLAELIPGSEFKARFDSGSVHGALQAGPRLLVNGKVALNVAGEGFRDPKILTGGGSRSALGITRDHKLILLTSGGATIPQLAEIMKQAGAYQAMNLDGGASSGLYYNGKYLTTPGRLISNALVVQTK comes from the coding sequence CCTTCTGTCTGCTGGCCGTCCTTCTTCCAGCACTGCAATCCGGTGCCGCTGCGGCACCGCAGCCCAAGCTTGCCGTATATGTGGACAAGGAGAATCACTCCTTCATCCCGCTCCGCTTCCTGAACGGCTTCGCCGGTATCCAGTCCGTACTCACCGCTTCCGGCGGCCAGATTGAGATATCACGCGGCGAGAATTCCATTACCTTCACTCCAGGCAAGCCCGGGGCTTCCGTTAACGGCAAGCCCGTTACCGTAAGTGTGCGGCCTTTCAGTGAGAACGGGACTACCTATGTCCCCTTGTCTCTTGTAAGCCAGACACTCGGCATACAGCTCCAGTGGAATAGAGAAGCTGGGTCGCTTACGCTAACAAGCGGGGCTGAACCAGGCACTGCGGAGACAGCCACCCTGCCTGTACAGAACGGCAGCCTGATCAAGAGCGGCTCGCCCGCTGTAGTCAGCGGACATCATACCTACAAGGTCGGCGGCCGCTCCTTCAGCGTCCAGACCGTCACGGTCTCCCTGCTGCATCCTTCGGTGAAGCTGGATGCCGTTCTGGCCGGGAATACCGTCGGTAAGACTGAAGCCCTTGCCAGCATCGCCAAGCGCAGCAATGCTGCCGCCGCGATCAACGGCACGTTCTTCGCCGCGTATACTAATGACGCTTTCAAGGCTCCCTACGGCTACATCATCAGCGGCGGCAAGATGCTGAAGAACAGCTCCGGAGACAAACGGGCGGTCTTCGCTTACGACCGCAATATGCTCGCTGAACTGATTCCGGGCAGTGAATTCAAAGCCCGCTTCGATTCCGGTTCCGTTCACGGCGCACTTCAGGCTGGACCACGGCTGCTGGTTAACGGGAAGGTCGCGCTGAATGTGGCGGGGGAAGGCTTCCGGGACCCCAAAATCCTGACCGGCGGAGGCTCGCGCAGCGCACTGGGCATCACCCGCGATCATAAGCTGATTCTGCTCACCTCCGGCGGGGCAACCATCCCCCAGCTGGCGGAAATTATGAAGCAGGCCGGAGCCTACCAGGCGATGAACCTCGATGGCGGTGCCTCAAGCGGCCTATATTACAATGGCAAGTACCTGACCACTCCGGGACGCCTGATCAGCAACGCTCTGGTTGTACAGACTAAATAA